Genomic segment of Candidatus Zixiibacteriota bacterium:
GCTTCGTCGTCCAAATGGACTTCTCGCAATGGCCGGTCAAAGGTGTCATTGCGAGCCCGCAGGGCGAAGCAATCCGTTATTTTGAGAAGATTGCTTCGTCGCTTCGCTCCTCGCAATGACAGTTTTTTCAGCCTTCCTTCTTCCATCTTCCTTTTTCCATTTTTTTTACGCTTTTTCGCCTGTAAAACCACCCAATAAACCAGAAGGTTTGAAAAGCAATATCAGGATCAGGATAGCGAAAGCGATAGCATCCCGGTAGGTCGAGGATAGATATCCCACCACCATTACCTCAGCTATCCCCATTATCATTCCGCCTAACATTGCTCCTGGAATGTTGCCTATGCCTCCAAGAACTGCGGCAACAAATGCCTTAATCCCGGGCATTATTCCCATCAAAGGCTCTATCTTGGGATTGGTCAGACCAACCAGGATGGCCGCAGCCCCAGCCAGGGCTGAGCCTAAAACAAAAGTTATGGAGATAATCCGGTCTACTGATATTCCCATTAAGGAAGCCGCCTCGCGGTTAAAAGAAACTGCACGCATAGCCTTGCCGGTTTTAGTTCTCATGACAAAAAGCTGTAGAGATGCCATTAGAAACAACGATACCCCTAATACTATTACCTGCTGATTGGTAAGGATTATCCCGCCGCTTGAGATAACATCTTTTTTGGCAATTATCTGGGGAAAAAATTTAGGGTCAGCTCCGAAGATTAGTTGCCCGGCATTCTCCAGGAGCAAAGATACTCCAATAGCTGTGATTAATGCGGTCAACCTGGGAGCTTTTCTCAGAGGCTTGTAGGCACCCCTCTCGATAACGAATCCCAGAATCCCGCAGGCTCCCATAGACAACAGGAAAACAGCCACCGCTCCGAAAATGGTAGGTTCCTGGGCCAGACCAAGCCATTTGACCGCATAGAATCCGGCAAATGCACCAACCATATAGACGTCGCCATGCGCAAAATTTATCAGCCTCAGAACCCCGTAGACCATGGTATACCCCAGGGCTATCAGGGCATAGATCGAACCCCAGGCGATGCCGTT
This window contains:
- a CDS encoding branched-chain amino acid ABC transporter permease; this encodes MSEFLQQLINGIAWGSIYALIALGYTMVYGVLRLINFAHGDVYMVGAFAGFYAVKWLGLAQEPTIFGAVAVFLLSMGACGILGFVIERGAYKPLRKAPRLTALITAIGVSLLLENAGQLIFGADPKFFPQIIAKKDVISSGGIILTNQQVIVLGVSLFLMASLQLFVMRTKTGKAMRAVSFNREAASLMGISVDRIISITFVLGSALAGAAAILVGLTNPKIEPLMGIMPGIKAFVAAVLGGIGNIPGAMLGGMIMGIAEVMVVGYLSSTYRDAIAFAILILILLFKPSGLLGGFTGEKA